Proteins co-encoded in one Salvia splendens isolate huo1 chromosome 4, SspV2, whole genome shotgun sequence genomic window:
- the LOC121799993 gene encoding ubiquinone biosynthesis protein COQ9, mitochondrial-like, with protein MYRSAARRLLPAAICRRTLRLASPSPFSAPIAHRAAFSAGAADNAHNHRPDNTAAFNSSPSTDERRNPRATASPKAHWQEEQARVLQASLGHVIRLGWTESAMVAGAKEVGVSPSIVGSFPRKEAALVEYFMDDSLQKLIDIIDTKEDLKNLIPSHRVSKLVRIRLEMQAPYISKWHQALGIQAQPLNISTSFKQRAMLVDEIWHAAGDVATDTDWYAKRTVLGAIYSTTELYMLTDNSPDFQDTWAFLDDRVRDAFDLKKSLEEVKYLAEAVGAGMGGPVQGFLNKILRG; from the exons ATGTACCGATCGGCGGCGAGGCGGTTGTTGCCGGCGGCGATCTGCCGCCGCACTCTCCGATTAGCCTCTCCTTCTCCCTTCTCAGCCCCAATTGCACACCGAGCGGCGTTTTCAGCTGGCGCGGCCGACAACGCTCATAATCACAGACCTGATAACACCGCTGCTTTCAATTCGTCGCCGTCAACAGATGAACGGCGGAACCCTAGAGCCACGGCCAGCCCCAAAGCTCACTGGCAAGAAGAGCAGGCTCGCGTTCTTCAGGCATCGCTCGGCCACGTT ATTAGATTAGGATGGACAGAATCTGCAATGGTTGCTGGAGCGAAGGAGGTTGGTGTCTCTCCTTCTATTGTAGGATCTTTTCCTCGAAAGGAAGCTGCTCTTGTTGAG TATTTCATGGATGATTCTCTGCAAAAGTTAATTGATATTATTGACACAAAAGAGGATTTGAAGAACTTGATTCCGAGCCACCGTGTATCCAAGCTTGTCAGGATTCGCTTAGAGATGCAGGCACCTTACATCTCAAAGTGGCATCAAGCACTTGGCATACAG GCGCAACCTTTGAATATCTCTACAAGCTTCAAGCAAAGGGCAATGCTTGTTGATGAAATTTGGCATGCTGCTGGTGATGTGGCCACTGATACTGATTGGTATGCGAAGCGCACAGTCCTTGGTGCAATATATTCGACAACCGAACTATACATGCTGACAGATAATTCCCCAG ATTTTCAGGACACATGGGCTTTCTTGGATGATCGAGTTAGAGATGCATTTGACCTGAAAAAGTCACTTGAAGAG GTAAAATATTTGGCCGAAGCAGTGGGAGCTGGGATGGGAGGTCCTGTGCAAGGTTTTCTGAATAAAATTCTTAGGGGTTGA
- the LOC121799994 gene encoding protein NEGATIVE GRAVITROPIC RESPONSE OF ROOTS-like, translating to MKIFSWIRSKRNGNEGSNTKPNPQPKSYEKKMTCNEEFSDWPNALLAIGTFGNNANPKNREPVVESEESTLAMKDEENLSVEHLINCLRGGGDEGGDRRLERLGSLVERGGKDIKSDKRNRGIGKRSLSFLLKKALLCGGGFTAALPIIRDPLPDLKIDQSTMEKILRAMLHKKIYPQRPTTPNKCLDMGEEDDTTTHGSKWDKTDSEYIVLEI from the exons ATGAAG ATCTTCAGCTGGATTCGAAGCAAACGCAATGGCAACGAAGGCAGCAACACGAAGCCCAATCCACAACCAAAATCAT ATGAGAAGAAGATGACCTGCAACGAAGAATTCTCCGATTGGCCGAACGCGCTGCTGGCGATCGGCACATTCGGAAACAACGCCAATCCGAAAAATCGCGAGCCAGTAGTTGAGAGTGAAGAATCAACACTAGCGATGAAGGATGAGGAGAATCTGTCGGTAGAGCACCTCATAAACTGCCTGCGCGGCGGCGGCGATGAAGGCGGCGACCGCCGTCTGGAGAGGCTGGGCAGCCTCGTGGAGAGAGGCGGAAAAGATATTAAGTCGGATAAGAGAAACAGAGGCATCGGAAAAAGGTCGTTGTCGTTTCTGCTGAAGAAGGCGCTCCTCTGCGGCGGTGGATTCACCGCGGCGCTTCCGATTATAAGAGATCCGCTTCCAGATCTGAAAATTGATCAATCGACAATGGAGAAG ATATTGAGGGCTATGTTGCACAAGAAGATATACCCTCAAAGGCCAACTACTCCAAACAAATGCTTGGATATGGGTGAGGAGGATGACACCACCACTCATGGAAGCAAATGGGATAAAACAGACTCTGAAT ATATTGTGCTGGAGATTTGA